The nucleotide sequence ATTTCGACACAACAAGAAAAACTTACACCTTCTTCCTCCTTTAATCAGCGCTTCCCTTGGTGTTGAGCCCCCTTTTGTCCGGCTCATCTCCTGATTGCCGCCCCTCGCTCCCGACGCATGCGGATGCACCTTGATGTGCGTGGCGTCTATCATCAGCCATTCGAAATCCGGATCAACTACAAGCTGTTCCAACAGCTTCTCCCAGATTCCCTTGTCCCGCCAACGGCAGAACCGGCGATGTGTATTCTTCCAGTCCCCGTAATCGGGAGGCAAATCCCGCCAGGGAGCACCGGTACGTAAAATCCAGAACACCGCGTTGATGAAGAGACGATTGTCCCGGGCTTTGCCTCCCCAGGATCCCGGACGACCAGG is from uncultured Fretibacterium sp. and encodes:
- a CDS encoding IS5 family transposase is translated as MDQGHRRHDISDRIWELLEPLLPGRPGSWGGKARDNRLFINAVFWILRTGAPWRDLPPDYGDWKNTHRRFCRWRDKGIWEKLLEQLVVDPDFEWLMIDATHIKVHPHASGARGGNQEMSRTKGGSTPREALIKGGRRCKFFLLCRN